In Bacillota bacterium, one DNA window encodes the following:
- the glmU gene encoding bifunctional UDP-N-acetylglucosamine diphosphorylase/glucosamine-1-phosphate N-acetyltransferase GlmU (forms a homotrimer; catalyzes the acetylation of glucosamine-1-phosphate and uridylation of N-acetylglucosamine-1-phosphate to produce UDP-GlcNAc; function in cell wall synthesis), with translation MSTAAIVLAAGQGTRMKSKRPKVLHEVAGRPMVRHVVDALRRAGAERIIVVVGHGADLVRAALADAGVEFVEQAEQLGTGHAVMQAAPALAGFSGSVVVTCGDAPLLRPETVAAVVAEHERVGAAATLLTAVLDDPTGYGRVIREGGAGAGRVVRIVEEADATEEERRIREINSGTYCFRAPLLFAALQHIAPENAQGEYYLPDAVGVLARDGQLVQAVAAPDPEEVLGVNNRVELARAEAVLRRRIVREWMLAGVTVVDPETVYIDADVRLSPDVTVLPFTFLRGDTYVAEDCRIGPQAEIEDSVIERGATVDRSIVRGSRIGSGASVGPYAYIRPGTVLDEGARVGAFVEVKKSRIGAGSKVPHLSYIGDAELGRDVNIGAGTITCNWNGFEKHKTIIGDGARIGSNTNLIAPVRVGAGAFTGAGSSIYLDVPDDALALERTEQKNIEGWAIRRRQKAEAAKAAKASDA, from the coding sequence ATGTCGACGGCGGCGATTGTGCTGGCGGCCGGCCAGGGAACGCGGATGAAGTCGAAGCGTCCCAAAGTGCTGCACGAAGTGGCGGGACGCCCCATGGTGCGGCACGTGGTGGACGCCTTGCGCCGGGCCGGCGCCGAGCGGATTATCGTGGTGGTCGGCCACGGGGCCGATCTGGTGCGGGCCGCCCTGGCGGACGCCGGAGTGGAGTTCGTCGAGCAGGCCGAGCAGCTGGGCACGGGCCACGCGGTCATGCAGGCCGCGCCGGCGCTGGCGGGATTCTCCGGGTCGGTGGTCGTTACGTGCGGCGACGCGCCGCTGCTGCGGCCCGAGACCGTCGCGGCGGTCGTGGCCGAACACGAGCGGGTGGGCGCGGCGGCGACGCTTCTCACGGCCGTCCTTGACGATCCGACGGGTTACGGCCGCGTCATCCGCGAAGGCGGCGCCGGAGCCGGCAGGGTCGTGCGCATCGTCGAAGAAGCGGACGCGACCGAGGAGGAACGGCGCATTCGCGAGATCAACAGCGGCACGTACTGCTTCCGCGCACCGCTGCTGTTTGCGGCGCTGCAGCACATCGCCCCCGAGAACGCGCAAGGCGAGTATTATTTGCCCGACGCCGTCGGGGTGCTGGCGCGGGACGGACAGCTCGTGCAGGCCGTCGCCGCTCCGGATCCGGAGGAAGTGCTCGGCGTCAACAACCGGGTGGAGCTGGCGCGGGCCGAGGCGGTGCTGCGCCGGCGCATCGTGCGCGAGTGGATGCTGGCGGGCGTCACCGTCGTGGACCCCGAGACGGTATACATCGACGCCGACGTGCGCCTGTCGCCCGACGTCACGGTGCTGCCGTTTACGTTCTTGCGCGGCGACACATACGTGGCCGAGGACTGCCGCATCGGTCCCCAGGCGGAAATTGAGGACAGCGTCATCGAACGGGGCGCCACGGTCGACCGCTCCATCGTCCGCGGCAGCCGCATCGGCTCCGGCGCGTCGGTGGGCCCCTACGCCTACATCCGCCCGGGCACGGTGCTGGACGAGGGCGCGCGCGTCGGCGCGTTCGTCGAGGTCAAGAAGTCGCGCATCGGCGCCGGCAGCAAAGTGCCGCATCTGTCTTACATCGGCGACGCCGAGCTGGGCCGCGACGTCAACATCGGCGCAGGCACCATCACGTGCAACTGGAACGGCTTCGAGAAGCACAAGACGATCATCGGCGACGGCGCCCGCATCGGCAGCAACACCAACCTGATTGCGCCGGTGCGCGTCGGAGCGGGTGCCTTTACGGGCGCCGGGTCCAGCATTTACCTCGACGTGCCGGACGACGCCCTGGCCTTGGAGCGGACCGAGCAGAAAAATATCGAAGGCTGGGCGATCCGGCGCCGCCAGAAGGCGGAGGCCGCCAAAGCGGCCAAGGCGAGCGACGCGTAA
- a CDS encoding aminoacyl-tRNA hydrolase: MKFIVGLGNPGPQYERTRHNLGFLVVDELARELGVTVWRGWMESLVAKTKLDDVDVLLVKPLTYMNLSGEAVQPILRYYRGQPGDLLVIYDDLDLPPGQLRLRPSGSSGGHRGVQSVIDMLGTNAFARLRIGIGRPPEPLTAAEYVLQPLSPAEMELFAAAIRTAAAAARTWVLEGTEAAMNKYNRASS; the protein is encoded by the coding sequence CTGAAGTTCATCGTCGGCCTGGGGAATCCGGGCCCTCAGTACGAGCGGACTCGTCACAATTTGGGCTTTCTCGTCGTGGACGAGCTGGCCCGCGAATTGGGCGTCACGGTTTGGCGCGGCTGGATGGAAAGCCTCGTGGCCAAAACGAAGCTGGACGACGTCGACGTGCTGCTGGTCAAGCCGCTGACGTATATGAACTTAAGCGGCGAGGCGGTGCAGCCGATCTTGCGGTACTACCGCGGGCAGCCCGGCGACTTGCTGGTCATCTACGACGACCTCGACTTGCCCCCGGGCCAGCTCCGGCTGCGCCCCTCCGGCAGCTCCGGCGGTCACCGGGGCGTGCAGTCCGTCATCGACATGCTGGGCACCAACGCCTTTGCGCGCCTGCGGATCGGCATCGGCCGGCCGCCGGAGCCTTTGACGGCGGCCGAGTACGTGCTGCAGCCTTTGAGCCCCGCGGAGATGGAGCTGTTTGCGGCCGCGATTCGCACGGCGGCGGCCGCGGCCAGGACCTGGGTTCTGGAAGGTACGGAGGCGGCCATGAATAAGTACAACCGCGCCTCGTCATAA
- a CDS encoding ribose-phosphate pyrophosphokinase (catalyzes the formation of 5-phospho-alpha-D-ribose 1-phosphate from D-ribose 5-phosphate and ATP) produces the protein MRIGSRLHKKIKIFTGTAHPELAQEICQHLEIPLGDAVVGRFRDGEINVRIGETVRGAEVFVIQPTCNPADSNLMELLIMIDALHRASAACITAVIPYYGYARQDRKTQPRDPIAAKLVANLLTSAGADRILTMDLHAGQIQGFFDIPVDNLKALPILADYFAHKGLSNIVVVSPDVGGVARAREFSERLHAPLAIIDKRRPRPNEAEVMHVIGDVEGMTAILIDDIVDTGGTLVQAAEALLAHGAKEVYACATHPVLSDPGAERLQASPIKEVVVTNTIPLPVHKRVPKIRTLSIAPLFAEAIRRIFEEISVSKLFEV, from the coding sequence ATGCGAATCGGCTCGAGGTTGCACAAGAAGATCAAGATCTTCACCGGCACGGCTCACCCCGAGCTGGCGCAGGAAATTTGCCAGCATCTGGAGATTCCCCTGGGCGACGCGGTCGTCGGGCGCTTTCGGGACGGCGAGATCAACGTCCGGATCGGAGAAACGGTCCGGGGCGCCGAAGTGTTCGTCATCCAGCCGACATGCAACCCGGCCGATTCAAACCTGATGGAACTGCTCATCATGATCGACGCGCTGCACCGCGCGTCGGCGGCGTGCATCACCGCCGTCATCCCGTACTACGGCTACGCGCGGCAAGACCGCAAGACGCAGCCTCGCGATCCCATCGCGGCCAAGCTGGTCGCCAACTTGCTGACGTCCGCCGGCGCGGACCGCATCTTGACGATGGATCTGCACGCCGGGCAGATCCAGGGTTTCTTTGACATCCCGGTGGACAACCTGAAGGCGCTGCCGATTTTGGCGGATTATTTCGCCCACAAAGGGCTCAGCAACATCGTCGTCGTCTCGCCGGACGTGGGCGGCGTCGCCCGCGCGCGAGAGTTCTCCGAGCGGTTGCACGCTCCGCTGGCCATCATCGATAAGCGCCGCCCGCGGCCCAACGAGGCCGAGGTCATGCACGTCATCGGCGACGTGGAGGGCATGACCGCCATCTTGATCGACGACATCGTCGACACGGGCGGTACCCTGGTGCAGGCCGCCGAGGCGTTGCTCGCCCACGGCGCCAAGGAAGTGTACGCTTGCGCCACCCATCCCGTGCTGTCGGACCCCGGTGCCGAACGGCTGCAGGCTTCGCCCATCAAAGAAGTCGTCGTCACCAACACCATACCGCTGCCGGTGCATAAGCGGGTGCCCAAGATTCGCACGCTTTCCATCGCACCATTGTTCGCCGAAGCGATTCGCCGCATTTTCGAGGAGATTTCCGTGAGCAAGCTGTTTGAGGTGTGA
- the ytaF gene encoding sporulation membrane protein YtaF produces MDAWSAAALACALSVDGLAVGAAFGLRRIRVPFWSLAIVGLCSAACFFAAAALGAAVAGAAGWRAPHRIGSVVLIVLGLWNIGKGWAENRAAAEARAPASGLAAGGAVRPLASVRIRSLGIVVHVLREPVRADVDRSGGIDAREAVLLGAALGLDALGAGFGAALIGVHPGAALLVAGAQMLMTWLGLRLGRAGASGRLGEKGFLVPGVILILLGLLQL; encoded by the coding sequence ATGGACGCGTGGTCCGCCGCGGCGCTGGCGTGCGCGCTGAGCGTCGACGGCCTCGCCGTCGGCGCGGCGTTCGGCCTGCGCCGCATCCGCGTGCCCTTCTGGTCGCTGGCCATCGTCGGGTTGTGCAGTGCCGCCTGCTTCTTTGCGGCCGCCGCGCTGGGCGCCGCCGTCGCGGGTGCGGCGGGCTGGCGGGCTCCGCACCGGATCGGCTCCGTCGTTCTCATCGTCCTCGGTTTGTGGAACATCGGCAAAGGCTGGGCGGAAAATCGCGCCGCCGCGGAAGCCCGCGCTCCCGCCTCGGGGCTCGCCGCCGGAGGCGCGGTTCGCCCGCTAGCCAGCGTTCGCATTCGCAGCCTCGGCATCGTCGTGCACGTTCTGCGCGAGCCGGTGCGGGCCGACGTGGACCGCTCGGGCGGTATCGACGCCCGCGAAGCGGTGCTGCTGGGAGCGGCGCTGGGTTTGGACGCGCTGGGAGCCGGTTTCGGCGCGGCGTTGATCGGGGTTCATCCCGGCGCGGCGCTGCTGGTCGCCGGGGCCCAGATGCTTATGACGTGGCTGGGGCTGCGGCTGGGCCGCGCGGGCGCCTCCGGCCGGCTTGGAGAAAAAGGGTTCTTGGTGCCGGGCGTCATACTAATATTGCTCGGCCTGCTTCAGCTGTAG
- a CDS encoding D-alanyl-D-alanine carboxypeptidase translates to MQRRSIVATCLLTLLFIQTLAAPAQAQLRFDIPAESAILIEASTGQVLWAKNPDMITEPASLAKIMVMLLVFEAVERGIASWNDRVVTSPYAASIGGSSALLAPGETFTLYEMMLAIAIASANDATVAVAEHLAVTEAAFVEAMNRKAQELGMTNTVFVNADGLPAPEGQRPNQTTARDMAILARELITKYPEVLQMTSMDSYRLRQGTATRPPFDLVNTNRLFLRYEGADGLKTGWTNAAGYNLVGTAERNGVRLISVVMRTDSDQARAAQTMRLMDYGFENFRWHTAVPQGQQVGTIYVRDAAREQVPVRAGADLRVFVHRLDTGAVQVRVEPLPDLKAPIAVNQVVGEVVAYLSDQELARVPALAAADVDRANVFVRAWRWMRDALSGRE, encoded by the coding sequence GTGCAAAGGCGGAGTATCGTTGCGACCTGTTTGTTGACGCTGTTGTTCATCCAAACGCTCGCGGCGCCGGCCCAAGCGCAGCTGCGCTTTGACATCCCGGCCGAGTCGGCCATCTTGATAGAGGCTAGCACCGGCCAAGTCTTGTGGGCGAAAAACCCCGACATGATCACCGAGCCGGCCAGCCTCGCCAAGATTATGGTCATGCTGCTGGTGTTCGAGGCGGTGGAGCGGGGCATCGCGTCGTGGAACGATCGCGTCGTGACGAGCCCGTACGCCGCGAGCATCGGCGGTTCCAGCGCTCTGCTGGCTCCGGGCGAGACGTTCACGCTGTACGAGATGATGCTGGCTATCGCCATCGCGTCGGCCAACGATGCGACGGTGGCGGTGGCGGAGCATTTGGCCGTCACGGAAGCGGCCTTCGTCGAGGCCATGAACCGCAAAGCCCAGGAACTGGGCATGACGAACACCGTCTTCGTCAACGCCGACGGCTTGCCGGCGCCGGAAGGACAGCGGCCGAACCAGACGACGGCCCGCGACATGGCTATCTTGGCCCGCGAGCTGATTACGAAGTACCCCGAAGTGCTGCAGATGACGTCCATGGACTCGTACCGGCTGCGGCAGGGGACGGCGACGCGGCCGCCGTTTGACCTGGTCAACACGAACCGGCTCTTCCTGCGCTATGAAGGCGCGGACGGGCTGAAGACCGGCTGGACCAACGCCGCGGGTTACAACTTGGTCGGCACGGCCGAGCGCAACGGCGTCCGCCTCATTTCCGTCGTGATGCGCACCGACAGCGATCAGGCCCGGGCGGCGCAAACGATGCGCCTCATGGACTACGGCTTCGAAAACTTCCGGTGGCATACGGCCGTACCGCAAGGACAGCAGGTGGGCACGATCTACGTGCGGGACGCCGCGCGGGAGCAGGTGCCCGTGCGCGCCGGGGCCGACCTGCGGGTGTTCGTGCACCGGCTGGACACCGGCGCGGTGCAAGTCCGGGTTGAGCCGTTGCCCGACCTGAAAGCGCCCATCGCGGTCAACCAAGTCGTCGGCGAAGTTGTGGCCTACCTGAGCGATCAGGAGCTGGCGCGGGTGCCCGCGCTGGCGGCGGCCGATGTGGATCGGGCCAACGTGTTCGTGCGGGCGTGGCGCTGGATGCGGGACGCGTTGAGCGGGCGGGAGTAG
- a CDS encoding tagatose-bisphosphate aldolase (catalyzes the reversible reaction of dihydroxyacetone phosphate with glyceraldehyde 3-phosphate to produce tagatose 1,6-bisphosphate; in Streptococcus pyogenes there are two paralogs of tagatose-bisphosphate aldolase, encoded by lacD1 and lacD2; expression of lacD1 is highly regulated by environmental conditions while lacD2 specializes in an efficient utilization of carbohydrate sources), translating to MALTIGKIRGLQQVSTPEGIFTILACDQRGAMERMMQAAGRTVNHASVVQMKIDIVAPLATLASGVLLDPDYAAAHLIAARALPGRTGLVVSLEKTGYAQREGDRLTQLLENWGVDKIKAMGASAVKLLIYYNPRREAAARHQRQIVAEVAELCQAYDIPFMLEPVTYPTVEGDTEGFIKEKPDLVVETARHMSEYAVDLLKMEFPVHPSVTDKDVWREQCRRLNEACRVPWALLSAGVSFETYAEQLQIACEAGASGFVAGRAIWREAVELTDEEPRRKFLTETMPARLQKLIDIAVASGTPWHERPSHAYSLADVPEDWYAQYPGLRR from the coding sequence ATGGCGTTGACCATCGGCAAGATTCGCGGCCTGCAGCAAGTGTCGACGCCGGAAGGCATTTTCACGATTCTGGCGTGCGACCAGCGCGGCGCCATGGAGCGCATGATGCAAGCGGCCGGCCGCACCGTGAATCACGCTTCGGTCGTGCAGATGAAGATCGACATCGTGGCGCCTCTAGCCACGCTGGCCAGCGGCGTCCTGCTGGACCCGGACTACGCGGCCGCGCATCTGATCGCGGCGCGCGCCTTGCCGGGCCGCACGGGGCTGGTCGTTTCTCTGGAGAAGACGGGCTACGCGCAGCGCGAGGGCGACCGGCTGACGCAGCTTTTGGAAAACTGGGGCGTCGACAAGATTAAGGCCATGGGCGCCTCGGCGGTGAAGCTGCTGATCTACTACAACCCGCGCCGGGAGGCCGCGGCCAGGCACCAGCGGCAAATCGTGGCGGAAGTGGCCGAGCTGTGCCAGGCCTACGACATCCCGTTCATGCTGGAGCCGGTGACGTATCCGACGGTGGAGGGCGACACGGAAGGGTTCATCAAGGAAAAGCCGGACCTGGTCGTCGAAACCGCGCGGCACATGAGCGAATACGCGGTGGACCTGCTGAAGATGGAATTCCCGGTCCACCCGTCGGTGACTGACAAAGACGTCTGGCGCGAGCAGTGCCGCCGGCTGAACGAAGCGTGCCGCGTGCCGTGGGCCTTGCTCTCCGCCGGCGTCAGCTTCGAGACGTACGCCGAACAGCTGCAGATTGCATGCGAAGCGGGCGCGTCGGGCTTCGTCGCGGGCCGCGCCATTTGGCGGGAAGCCGTGGAGCTCACCGACGAAGAGCCGCGGCGCAAGTTCTTGACCGAAACGATGCCCGCCCGCCTGCAGAAGCTTATCGACATCGCCGTCGCTTCGGGCACGCCGTGGCACGAGCGGCCGTCCCATGCCTACTCGCTGGCCGACGTGCCCGAAGACTGGTACGCGCAATATCCGGGGCTGCGGCGCTGA
- the ispE gene encoding 4-(cytidine 5'-diphospho)-2-C-methyl-D-erythritol kinase, producing MIVVQAPAKLNLTLEIVGRREDGYHLLESVMQSIDLCDYVTLSFAEGQGVPAAGGAPGAQVRLIDNGVRADGVPLDENNLASRAVQRLREAVAAGRFARTKGVGLGAGRELAPLAIQIDKRIPVAAGLAGGSANAAAALIGANELWQLGLSQEELARLGAELGADVPFCVLGGTAVARGIGEQLEPIPGVPPLAVVVATPNVRVATADVYARYDEWFGPRAWDPGAARSRTEAMAAALHRGDVTAVAALLFNALEPVTTRLHPEVAELKEAVLRAGAVGAAMCGSGPSVFGLARDDEHARRLAERLARPGLFVAACRFAGGGRRILEKERRT from the coding sequence TTGATCGTCGTTCAAGCGCCGGCCAAGCTGAACCTGACGCTGGAGATCGTCGGCCGGCGGGAAGACGGCTACCATCTTCTCGAGAGCGTCATGCAGTCCATCGATTTGTGCGACTACGTGACGCTGTCTTTCGCCGAGGGCCAAGGCGTGCCCGCCGCGGGCGGCGCGCCGGGGGCCCAGGTGCGGCTCATCGACAACGGCGTTCGGGCCGACGGGGTGCCGCTGGACGAGAACAACCTGGCCAGCCGGGCCGTACAGCGGTTGCGGGAGGCTGTGGCCGCGGGACGCTTCGCGCGCACCAAAGGAGTCGGCTTAGGAGCGGGGCGGGAGCTGGCGCCGCTGGCGATTCAAATCGACAAGCGGATCCCCGTGGCGGCTGGCCTGGCCGGAGGCAGCGCCAACGCGGCTGCGGCGCTCATCGGCGCCAACGAGCTTTGGCAGCTGGGCCTTAGCCAAGAGGAGCTGGCGCGCCTCGGCGCGGAGCTGGGCGCCGACGTGCCTTTTTGTGTGCTGGGAGGCACGGCGGTAGCCCGGGGCATCGGCGAGCAGCTGGAGCCTATCCCGGGCGTGCCTCCTCTGGCCGTGGTGGTGGCGACGCCGAACGTGCGCGTGGCCACGGCCGACGTGTACGCGCGGTACGACGAGTGGTTCGGCCCACGCGCGTGGGATCCTGGCGCGGCTCGGAGCCGGACGGAAGCCATGGCGGCGGCGCTGCACCGCGGCGACGTGACGGCGGTCGCGGCGTTGTTGTTCAACGCACTGGAGCCGGTGACGACGCGCCTGCACCCGGAAGTCGCGGAGCTGAAGGAAGCTGTCCTTCGTGCCGGCGCCGTGGGCGCGGCCATGTGCGGCAGCGGCCCCAGCGTGTTCGGGCTGGCGCGCGATGACGAGCACGCGCGCCGGCTCGCGGAGCGCCTGGCGCGCCCGGGACTGTTCGTGGCCGCGTGCCGCTTTGCCGGCGGCGGACGACGCATCTTGGAGAAGGAGCGGCGCACGTGA
- a CDS encoding 50S ribosomal protein L25 has product MHEATLTVELRTKTGKGEARRLRRAGRIPAVLYGPGRETKTVSVSARDFYRVYQQVGHHGLVQLQVVNGGAQTETVLIKEVQVDPIGGDYVHVDFYAVALDREIETTVPVVLLGEEQRRDDAVVQQLLHEVDIRCLPVNIPDAIVVDVASLAIGDVITVGQLQPPEGVVILDDPETTVVAITPPEREEPASEAEAPAEEQGAEA; this is encoded by the coding sequence ATGCACGAGGCAACGCTTACGGTTGAACTGCGTACCAAGACGGGGAAGGGCGAGGCGCGCAGGCTCCGCCGGGCCGGTCGCATTCCCGCCGTCTTGTACGGGCCCGGCCGCGAGACCAAGACGGTTTCGGTGTCCGCGCGCGACTTCTACCGCGTGTACCAGCAGGTGGGCCACCACGGGCTGGTGCAGCTGCAGGTCGTCAACGGCGGCGCGCAGACGGAGACGGTGCTGATCAAGGAAGTGCAGGTCGACCCCATCGGCGGTGATTACGTGCACGTGGACTTCTACGCGGTGGCGCTCGACCGGGAGATCGAGACCACGGTGCCGGTGGTGCTGCTCGGCGAGGAGCAGCGGCGGGACGACGCCGTCGTGCAGCAGTTGCTGCATGAGGTGGACATCCGCTGCCTGCCGGTGAACATCCCCGACGCGATCGTCGTGGACGTGGCGTCGCTGGCCATCGGCGACGTGATCACCGTGGGTCAGCTGCAGCCGCCGGAAGGCGTCGTTATCCTGGACGACCCGGAGACGACGGTTGTCGCGATCACGCCGCCGGAGCGTGAGGAACCGGCGAGCGAGGCCGAGGCGCCGGCCGAGGAACAGGGCGCTGAAGCCTAA
- a CDS encoding pur operon repressor, translating to MRRSARIAAVTKLLVERPYQTITLTCLSEWLGAAKSTLSEDIAIIRETFAELGLGRVETIAGAAGGVRYVPLLTPEQMREIVNRVAEALADPERILPGGFLYMNDILGDTQLLAQIGEVFATRFADRSPGAVVTVETGGIPIAMATARALNVPLAIVRRSGRLGDGTVVTMNYVTGPGQQMETMALPRRAIRPGTRVLVVDDVMRAGGTARGLIDLMRELDAEVVGIGVLVETAVPEQKLVDDYTSLVVVESVSERPKEVVVRPSPWVAAEETKR from the coding sequence TTGCGGCGCAGCGCACGCATCGCAGCGGTGACGAAACTGCTGGTGGAGCGGCCGTACCAGACGATAACCTTGACGTGCCTCAGCGAATGGCTCGGCGCGGCCAAGTCGACGCTCAGCGAGGACATCGCCATCATTCGCGAGACGTTCGCCGAGCTGGGCCTGGGGCGGGTGGAGACCATCGCCGGGGCGGCCGGGGGCGTCCGCTACGTCCCGCTGTTGACGCCGGAACAAATGCGGGAGATCGTGAACCGGGTCGCCGAGGCGCTGGCGGATCCCGAGCGCATTCTGCCCGGTGGGTTCCTGTATATGAACGACATCTTGGGCGACACGCAGCTGCTCGCGCAGATCGGCGAAGTGTTCGCCACGCGCTTTGCGGATCGCTCGCCGGGCGCCGTGGTGACCGTGGAAACGGGCGGCATACCCATCGCCATGGCCACGGCCCGCGCGCTGAACGTCCCGCTGGCCATCGTGCGGCGCAGCGGCCGGCTGGGGGACGGCACGGTGGTGACGATGAACTACGTGACGGGACCGGGCCAGCAAATGGAGACGATGGCCCTGCCTCGCCGCGCCATCCGGCCGGGGACGCGGGTGCTGGTCGTTGACGACGTCATGCGGGCGGGCGGCACGGCCCGGGGCCTGATCGACCTCATGCGCGAGCTGGATGCGGAAGTGGTGGGCATCGGCGTGCTGGTTGAAACGGCGGTGCCGGAACAGAAACTGGTGGACGACTACACGTCGCTGGTGGTCGTGGAGTCGGTAAGCGAGCGGCCCAAAGAGGTGGTCGTCCGCCCGAGCCCGTGGGTGGCCGCGGAAGAGACGAAGCGCTGA